The Bombus terrestris chromosome 6, iyBomTerr1.2, whole genome shotgun sequence DNA window ACGTGCAACTAATCAAACGAAAAGTCTGTCGACTCATCTGATCAAAGGTAAGGAGGAACAAACATCTATCCGGACGAAACAGACGAACACAGGAAAGGAAATTGCGCGCTGACGGATTTCACCGATCCATCGAGCCAGACTCGATCCTCTGCATCTGCCACGTGCCCCCACATTACGGCATAATGTGTCACTGTGCCACGGCCGGCTCTCTTCCCTTCTCTCTCTCGAACGATTTAACAGCGCCGGCAGCCACTCTTCTCTCACGCACACCAAGAATCTCGTATGTGGAATCCTAGATTTTGGAAACTCGTCGAATTGAATGGCGCGCAGCTGAATGCAGCTCGTGCAGCAACGTTTCGCTCGAAAAACGAGCGAAAAAGACGCGAGCATCGGAGGTGGAAGAGAGACGCGGAGTGGTTCACGGGTACAGTTTTTCAGTATCCACCCCTtttcaccctctctctctctatgattttttttctcttttttttcgttttcctaCAATATCGGGCGTTGCTGTTGCAAGATGCAACCTCGGATGAGTTGTGAAAATATTGACGCTTTGTGGGCCGCGACAGTTTATTCGGGTCCTCGCTTCGCGGTCCTTCAGGGAATAATAGACACTGGATTTTTATCGATGGGTTCCCGAGAAACATCGATGGATCGCCGGTTCCTATGGAATCTGTTAACTTTACTCCGCTATGGTTCCACGTATGACAGATTATACCGACGATGATCGGTTTCGTCGAGCGAAACGCATCGAATATATAATATCGATGTTTGGACAATTGAACGATCAAATTAAATACATTCGCGCTTTGACTGAGGAATAATGGAGAATTATCTACTTACCATGACCACAGTGATTCGTCATCGTGAATGTAGTATCTCTAGATCGTGTATTGGAAGAATGATTAATAAACAATTAAGATGTTATGCTCGTTTTAATTCTTTGTTGAGTACCGAACGAAATATTAGTAGATCCAGCTATAAGAACTGGTACTGCAATGTGATGATTCTTTCCACAAAATATTAATCAGTATGAATATTTCTTAATACTTACGCACTCATACCTGGTTGAAGAACTCGAGAGAATCCATCTTTTTAGACAGATAGGTGATAtgggaggaaaaagaaaaagcacgAGAACGATTAAACAGTgagtttttaataataaaaatattttgacagACGTCAACTCGATGGGAACATTCATTACAATGAGTGGCGGTGGTTTGCGGTATGATTCGCGAGAAATCCGGCATAGACTTTTGGTGAGAGTTGAAGAGGGGGTTCGTGTGGTTTGGTAGGATCGATAAAATTACAAGTAAACGCCATTATAATACAAAGaatctgtttttctgtttcatttttcGTTTTCCTATTTCCAAGGTAGGAATTCAATGATCGACAGCGAAGTAGCGCGGTATGATCATGACAatgacaataattaataatgtttaataataataactacgGGTAGAGTACTAtgattaattatattacttaaaaaaCGGTCTATTCGTATTTGTACGCGCAATATCTTTCTTTATAATATCCCGTTTCTTCTTCcccttttctttattttacttctttccactttagtttctcttttttttccttcttttcttatctATTTAGGAATACTATTAAAAATCAGTCTTGTGGTTCAGATATATTAGGTGTCTGGTGAGGTAGTGTCAGTTTCATAGTATACATCGAGTGCCACTTGATTCCCCGATACGCCACTTGTCTttgcttttttttctatttttcttattttttatttttattttttttagaaaagaaatcttcGATCGATTGTACACAACGTGTCTCttaacgaacaaattttatcttcttctcgCTTCTATTCAATGACGTGTACAGTTAATACAAACATTGTTTGCAGGCATGTGTTTACGCGTGCAAAATTTCTATTACAGAAAATCTTTATAACAAACGGCTGATAAATCGAGTTAGTAAATCTCTGCAAAGTTTCGTGCACACAAATGACAAAATATCGTAATTTTGCAACGAGATTATGTGCTTCGACAGCTTTCAATTTCCACACATAcgtaacacacacacacacacacacgcgcacgCGCGCACACGTATATTGATGTAATACATACATGCTATTGTATGATTCTAATactaaaaataagaaacaatCAAATGGCACAGTGTCATCACTGTAAAATTTCTACGAATAAATTGTACATCAATAATAACATTACATCGTGTAATGACGCAAcgaatatgatataaaataggAAAGATTTGGAAATGTTGTAAATATAACTATAGTTGAAagacgttacaatatacaaacaGGATATAGTAATTTGGATAGGATGTTTATGAACGGTGGCTGCAGACTGTTTGCTGTCATTGAGAAACTTTGTATACCTTGGATACACGCCTGCGGACAATGTTAACTTTAAAGCTGGTATCATTAGGTAAACTTTACAATAGTTTGGGTTGAGTTACTTGTTCTTTGAGTATATATTACACAGGTAAATTAATCCAGTGACTCGTCGAACAAAAATTCCAATGTAGATTTAGATGTCATGCGTTAGAACTACATTGTTAAAATCATTGTATAAAGTCAAACGAAGTTACAGGtagtatttttctaaaattatcataaaacaaaagaatagtTATCTACTAGATACTGATATATTTAAAGACACCAAACCAATTTACCTAATGATCCTCGTTGATATTTATCACACGCGATATAGtacaaatagaaaatagattAGAAACAAAATCTCAACTATTACATTTATCTGTAATTTAACAATATCAGATCCGAAGAGTTCGTCATCTTTCGGCGTATCAAAGATCAAAGAATGTCCGTAAGAAACGTGCACAGCGATCGACATTTCGAACGGTATACGTGGATCGGGCGCCCACTCTCAAGTAGCCTTCGTTTAATTAGAGTAGCGAGAATATCGTCTATCCGTAAATACCGCGGAACACTGTTAATCAACGtttatagtagtagtttataggcataaaatttgaatttgtaccGTGTGTATGGCGACGTTCGCGCGCGCCTGTGTTGTTCGAAGCATTTTCACATGGTGAAAGTATAGAGACGATATTTACGTTCGTTTGGTCACCATAGAGAATAAACAACCCGCAATAACGAACATCGCGATTAACCGTATTTGAATTTACGCGCGAACGATCGACCGGCTCGTGCATACGTGATTAGCGTCTGCGTTGACTGTACaaaattataactatatacgtataattctAGTTACATAGATACAGAGAAGTATACACCATAGGtacataatttttaatcgagTATTCGAGCGATCGGAAGTGACAGACGCAGACTCGAATACGTTTCCCTCCGACATGCTCAATTgagtaataaatattacattttttcatttgtcATATTGTACAGATATTACTACGCGTTTAGTAGATAAATCGATAATGATATACATGATCGCTaataaagattatattataCAGATTAATTTCTAGTCATGATAAATATCGTATGATTTCTCGTATTAATGTACATTGTATTCGAGTTTCACTTCCGCTAACTCGTGAGTCCCAAACTTTTTCTTTGCGATACACATCGtattcgatataatgttataatttgACACAAACATATAGTAATCGTATGTATACGTATGTTCTTTTTTCCCTTGTACATTAAGATTAAAAGGACAACAACGATAATGATTATTACGACAGTAGGTAGGACAAGcgataattctattttttttctttaaatacaaaTAGGTACTCGATGCGAGACTTCCGTTTTTATCTTTAATCCATTAGTTCTTTTCGTCTAATTTTCGGCTATTATTTTCAGTGATTCTGGTCTGTTTACAAAGAAACATAGAAAACAATTGGCCCGTATATATGAACCGATATATAGCGGGCCGACAGGAACGTAATTTCACCAGTATCAATTCGGAACTAACAACCATTAACTAGGAATCGATCTCTTTCAAGGTACCGTGTTTCAGAAATCGTCGTCGGGTAGAATCTATCGTCCACGAATGGAAATTGACTggcaagaagaaaaaaaagaacgaatcatacgattttactttatttcttttcctGTTTCCTCTTTCCTCTTATGGTATCAATTTTTCGCCATTTGCTTCGTGGATTTTATCTATTCGACGACGTAAATTCTACAGAATGATGTATATAAAACTAGGATAGAGCGTAGTTTGCCTCTCGTTACGTTATTAAACTTCTATTtaaaattcgatttttcaaacaaCTGATCGATGTCGTGCAAAACAGAATCAACGAGCGTACCGTGCTCTTAGCTTTAACTACCGAAAGACTATTTCTCTTTTGCGAATATATGATCTACTTAATGGCACATAATTATAGGAAAAACAAATGGCAATCAAACGAGGAACATGATATTATTGCGATACTGCGTAGTTTAGTGGGATCTATGTTTAGTATACGTTTATTTTAACACGATCAATAGTGTGCAGGTGGTGTAGATGATTTCACTAAAATAGCTATTTTAGTGATTGTAAAGGTTTcctaagaaatatttcaatttaatattaacCTTTAGCATAGATGATTAATGTATAACTTAAAAACGATCTTACTAAAATGCAATTTCTCAATGATACTAGATTAATTCAGTTTTAGATTATTTTTCTAGAAATAGACTCATAATAAGAAATTAAGGAATTCAATATATGAGAGAATTCTTAGCCAAGAATTATtttacctttttatttttcctttttaccttCTCTATTAATAGAGAATGAACCACTTCACATCATAAAACACATTAACAAAAACAAGTTATAATACAAACTATCTTTCTAGCTATTATCATCACAAGTCACTGTTGCAAGCATAAATCTTTATATGCAacaatattttactattatattcGCTTTTCAGACTGTTATACGATTCGGTAATTAGTTTGATTAAGTTAAAAGCTCACGTTGATTTTCAATGACAACGACATTGGTCCATCCATAGATTCATTTCATCCATAGATTATTATTACTAGGCTGCGAACTTTCATGcgaatttatacttttatgaaGGGAGCTGCAAAAATGAAAACTAAATAGGAGAAAATCATTGTaaattctaaatattctaaacaatatttatacctttgtacgttataaaaatTTGCAGTTTGTTATAGATAAATGAATATACAGGTAAATTCAGTCGAAAAGCGAATCGAAGGATTAACGGTACGCTCGTATATTACAAGAAAAAACgcaatttataatattcttttatcttgTATATCGCTTTATTTTGAGGGTGGGTTTctctaaatatataatacaccTGGGATTCGGGGTGGTTTTTGCTTTTCTCCGGGGTACGAGGCCGGAGCTTACTGACCTCTGTCGCTGTTACTCGAATAGCTGTCGATGTTGAAATCAATTGACGTCTATTTAAAGACGAACTAATGGACGAACAAACGGAGAAGAAAAGTATCTTTTCTTCAAAATAAATGGAACATTCTATTTCATTCGAAACgatatataaacaaatataggATGACAAAAATTAATAGATTGTAGCAGTGACATTGATTAACTCGATCTTTTTGGAAATtcctaaatttcattttttggaTACATGTGTCGATCTCATACTCACTTACGCTTTTCAAAAGTTTTTGAAACATTCTGAATACGATAATTGtcttatttgaataaaaattgagaTTCAAAGGAAGGTAATTTAAAGatgacatttatataacttgtcAACGACCCGATGCGTTTACAGAGCATTAGAAAAATGGAATATTACTTAAGAACTTTGTGATCCATTTAACACTTAACATTCTTATTTTTTCTCGAATTGTTCAGTAAAATAATTGGTTGCTTTCTGAGCAGTTTAACCAAGTGTACGAATAACGCGGTGCcattgtaattatatattaatggtAAAAACATAAATCCATGAAATGTATTGTATAGTACCATTTATCAAAAAATGTATATGAGAAGTATCGCGTCGGTCTGCTCTCAACCGTAATTTGTGTCACGCGTGTCGTAATAATCTCAGAACTAcaatgcaaaataaaaaataaagaatgaacGATTTGAAAGTTCTTAGGTTACATATACATTCTTCTACACTCTGTAGTGTAAGTCGTGAGttttttctataatttccaAAGGAAAGGAAATTTTTGGTACGTAGAAGCAGTGTAATGAGCGACCAAAACGTTTAGCTTGAAAGAGCTCGAGAGATGCTTCGTAACACGTGTATAAAAGGGCGAAAACGCGCGGTCTCAAAGAGGGAGGAAGAGGCAAGTGGGCTGGAAAATGTTCCTCGAAAGCTTGGAACGTGAATAACGAGTGAGAAGTGCGGATGAGTCGGGACCTTTGGGAAAGAATGTGGCGAAAGTGTAACGCAGCGGCTATGGATTCTGTTTCCCCGGTACGACCCCAGCTATATTTTCACTTTCGAAAAGAGAAAGTCCACCGATTAATTTCCAAACTTATTTCTTCTACGTCGATGCAGTTAACTGTTTATGTTTGCTTTGCGCTTCGATCGTCAATTACCGTGTTTCGTTGATAattatgattttaaaatattgatacaAAATCGATTCAATTCAAAGTTTAAATTAAAGACACACCTTCAAAAACAAATGTACCAGTAAATTTTATCTCTTAGTAGAATTATCAATCAAAATCTCACTCTTAATTTGCTAAATTATCTTCAAATGTTATCTTCAATGATTCAAGCTTTTTTATGGAAAAGaagcaaaaattataaaagtgaGTATCAATGTGCACTCGGTTTAAAAGACGATTTTCTAAACCCGTAGACATCTTAGTCTATATCCTAGGAGAAGTGAAAGAAAACTTTGGTATTTTTAGATCAAAATAATTCATTTACTCAAAAATCCCTATTAACGTTATTCATCGAAAAGCTAATTCTGAATTACGAGATATCTTCAGCATCCTAAAACAAAATGAAGTGAACGCGAGATTTAATAAAGACCTAAACGAAACAGAGTCGAGCACCTAGTGAAGAAGTTGTTCTTCGCACTAGCCGAGCCTTCTTTCGTTCCTTCTCTTACGAAATGGTCATACGAATCGAACGGAAGCGAAACGAGGGCAATTTGTGTCCCCGGCAGTGTTTCGTGCGGCACTTGCAGAAAATGCAGACGAGGATACCTACTTCTCTTGTCCTTTTATGTCATCGAAAAGCCGAGCGGTATACAGAGTACATCGTGTTATATTACTTGGCTTCGGCGTTACAATTTCAGAAACAACAAATGGGGTCCAGTAGACCCGGAAGAGGGAGGATGAATGACGTTACCATGACCACTTCTCGTGTCCCCAAAAAGAGTCCTAGGACTGACCCATGGAACAATGAGCCGAAATGGCCTCGAAACACACCGATGAAATTTGCATGCTGACCGGTGAACATAAATCAGAGGACCATTGAGGCAAAGTTGGCATAGGCTATCCGCTAGAAAGTCGACGACGGAGGGATGCTTTATCTCGTTTTGAAGACGACCACCGGCTGCGAATTTTCGGCACGCGGCTGTGTGTATCATTGCGAAAACTGGTTCGCGCGAAACAGACGGCCGCCGTAGTCTAAGCAACAAAAGATCGTTCTCCTTCGAGCAACCGGCTGCCTGTtagaaaaaaagatggaaatcGGAGAAGAAAAGATGGTCCCTGATTGTACAACGAGAATGAACAGAGAACACGTATCCTTCGTGAAACGAAGGATTCTCGTACAAGGATCCACTCGCAGGTTTCGATCATTGTACGGATTAATGCGAATCGAAATCACGTCGGAAGATCGTCTTACGGGTTGAATTTTTTGCGAAGGCGAATGTAAATCAAGGGTGATTCGGGTTTTTTGATTCTTCGCTCTTGCGAGATGATTTTTAAACTCTGATGTGTGTATTCGTGTATAAAAGAATACGTAGAGTGATTTCTGCTACATTTCCATAAAATAGAGTTTTATTGTCACTGAAAACTAAATTGCATCTTTCTAAGTTATGAAAGCATATATTAATTTAGTTTATTGTGAAGCTAGACGGATGACTCTTAAGAATAGAAATCCAAAGACTTAATTAGaagatttttaagaaattaaattcaaattcttaAAATCTTAACTTACATTACTATGACTTTTAATTTGCCGCATAGTGCGAAAATTTGTGGCTATTTTCTCAATTGTTACTTGGGAATCGAAGAAGTGTATGTAGATATAAAGCTTGTGAAGATAACGATTGATATtccatgaattttaataaaactctAGCGTTAAATGTGTTCTAATATTTAAATGCAATGATAGtgcaatatttaaatatatcgaagTCAATCTTTTGTGTCACAATTCTCTAACTTTAATATGAAATGAAGTATCTCGTTAGCGAAAGGCATGATGCTAGATGTACACGTTTGAGGGTGCAAATCAGTAAGTATAGAAGACATCTCGAGCTCATTCTTGGTGCTACGTAACAAAAAATCATGCTGATACCGTTGGAAGGTATGAGTTATTATCATCAGTTATGTTATCATCAGTTAGCTAACAGTTATTATCATCTCAGTTACACGCGTACACGTACTTCAAGTAACTTACTTGTGTGGTACCGTTACAGACAAAATTAACTTAAAAAGCGCATTGTATAAACGTCTTGTAAATTGCATAAAGTTACATTTcttacaagaaaaaaaaaaaaaaaaaaagacgaaaggAAGACAAGAAATTGAAGATCGACAAAGAACACtgagaaatataaaagaattaaaaaaaaaaagaacaatggTGTCGACAGCTTGACAAATCAGTGAAGTGCAAAAGCGACAGAGGACCGACGAACCGATGTCACTCCCCCCCGCTACTTTTACTGTCAGAGGAACTTGTATACCAGTACATTCATTCTGTAATTTCTAGTTTTATTTTTCGATTCTCTCTCCAATCATTCACGTgcacatatgtacatatgtgtcGAACACAATCACACTCACATTTACACGAACGGAGACACATGTACTTGCTTCTGTCTctcatatttttatagataccTATctaagtaataattaatatctatCTAAACTCATTATCGCGGCTTTCATTGAAAAACGGAACACGCGAAACTACAGCGACCAACTAAATACACAATTACCTTTCAATTTCTTTGTTGTCGCGTAATTATGTACACGAAGGAAATAAACCAACAGCTCAGAAAAGAAAATCCTGGCTGCTTTTCCTCTcgtatatataatatcaatccatttccttctttttctcattGCCAAAAAGATTCACGTCCCTGAATGTTTGttccatttttataaattacacgTTTTACGTGGAGGATACTCGTAGACCTGCCAATACGCTTTTCGACCTCTATCTTTCATCCTCCCTTGCCTCGTTTAGGTacagtaataattaataatcatctataataatataatatatatatctataaaaagCATCTTAACAATAGTGACTGTGAACCGGTGCGTGGAGGATTCAGTGTGAGGATTCAATTCGATTCGTGAGCCTGTCGGGACTCGATTCGCCTTGCTATCCAATATAAACGAGAAACTCCATTTTTCTCCCTTCTGACgatctctttctatttctttctcccCTTATATCTTTTCCTTTGCCCACCCTAAAAACCTTGGAGTAGCGTTTTTCCTTGGGTAGAAGCGTCGAACCGAGATAAAGTACAGGGTGGCTTTTCTACAAGTATTGTGTCTACGTACCCCTAAAGACTCCACTAGGACGCGTGGCCGACATTAGCCGCGGCAGTGTTTCCAAGGGATGCGAAGTGCGTGTATTTGTTGTGGTGACTTTGAAGAAAAACAGCGTTTGGGCTGGACGTTCCCGACACCATATCGATGTCATCATCATCCTCTCCGTGAATGATGTCACTGCTCGGGCTATGACTTAATGGCGAGTCACTGATGCTATTTGACTGAGAGTGTGGTCTGCACTGAGAATGCATACCAGTTGACATAGATAAGTCTTCTGGTTCCGTTTGCTCTGGTAAATCCACAGGAATACCGGCTAAATTCAATGGTATAGGCATAGAATTGCCGATGATAGGATTTGCTAATTGATTACTGAACTTATGCACAGGTCTAACAGAAGCACTTGTTTTTTTGCTGGCTAATGATGATGCTTCGGCTTCCTCTACTTCTACGTCGATATCAATGTCGATATCCTCTTCTAAATCGTCGCTTGCCAATGACGGAGAGGCAACCTGTGTTCTCGTTACTTGTCCAGAGTTCATACTGGTGCCACACTTGTGATGTATCAGGTGGTGCCTTCGTCTGAATCGCATCTGACATTGCTCGCACTCGAACGGTTTCTCGCCCTTGTGGATCAGCAGATGAGCCTTTAGTTGATTCGAGTCGCTGAACTTGGCTGAACATAACTCGCACGCGTATGGACGTTCACCAGTGTGCACGCGCAAGTGGCGACGCAGGTTGGCTACTTGGACGAATTGGCGATCACAGTGGCTACAGTGGTAAGGCTTCTCGCCCGTGTGAAGTCGCATGTGGGTCTTTAGATGATGGTCCCGTGT harbors:
- the LOC100642205 gene encoding protein krueppel; amino-acid sequence: MALSYLQEAQINAVGQHHDMKQESEKQPLSSPLNNTSQVVFPGMGNASPGLSMLTPQQLLAASRTAALMAAGIPVSLHATLASSPSLYGHHQTLFNGWAPPTASSPPSPLHHSPGSVSPALSSKSTSKRANNGVTNNNNNVNSVVSSSGDKITKRGQATKRKLQKSKVDTVQQPLEGSAPLSPPSSISPEAGKDGRDKVFTCGVCSRSFGYKHVLQNHERTHTGEKPFECPECHKRFTRDHHLKTHMRLHTGEKPYHCSHCDRQFVQVANLRRHLRVHTGERPYACELCSAKFSDSNQLKAHLLIHKGEKPFECEQCQMRFRRRHHLIHHKCGTSMNSGQVTRTQVASPSLASDDLEEDIDIDIDVEVEEAEASSLASKKTSASVRPVHKFSNQLANPIIGNSMPIPLNLAGIPVDLPEQTEPEDLSMSTGMHSQCRPHSQSNSISDSPLSHSPSSDIIHGEDDDDIDMVSGTSSPNAVFLQSHHNKYTHFASLGNTAAANVGHAS